The Kordia sp. SMS9 genome window below encodes:
- a CDS encoding ABC transporter permease, with protein MLKTWLKLFFRNSKKNWLNTTINISGLTLGLVGLIIVLLYYKDEKSYDQWNTQKDMVYKVAHKWGDGQVYDDATKPEGKTVKEVVPGVIDYCSVNSGYYSQILRYKERSIYETKIGRANANFFEFFPHTIVKGNPKEILTTKKSMAISTDLEKQLFGEKESIGKTIKYGKEERIVTGVYELKKPSVFMPNAMIHMPVTKSDNWGGYSVYTFYKIPVGTDLASVEKKIYDLYVAKYYQKEAEEQGITVDEYVSMQGSIPILERLVDLRLHGQGDDGMVEGKGNYLLLLIMLSLSILIIVISSINFINLSVASASQRAKEVGVKKTLGVSKLGLQLQFVLEIVVQGIIAVFLALIIVELLLPVFNAFINKNLVLSNTTIILQVIGLAIAISAIIGFITALYVSNFKTIHVLKGNFSRSGNMILVRNVMLGLQFVISGFFFIGGLVVYAQVEYMSSKDLGFSGEEILVVEFNDTQTSRSKQYNLIKNVFKNNPNIEDITSTFLVPGDDNDISLDVMHKDIAVDSKFIPLDFGHLEMINTKLAKGRYFSKDFASDTINSVIFNETGVKRLGIANDPIHKEVNIDGKKFTIVGVVKDYHIEGLDKEIRPAFFMYYTGFKWVRGAMSTVQFKIKEGKKEEALAEIERFWTTELEPGYPFSFYYLDKYYSKTHDIYKKQQTLFFILTLVVIFIALLGLFALATLTIQQRLKEVAIRKTLGASVKEIMVQLVKSFIKITGIAVIVLLPIAYYLMQNWLDNFAYRIDMPWWPYIIAPITLLVLVFVVVGIKAFNATKVDLIKYLKFE; from the coding sequence ATGTTAAAAACTTGGCTAAAATTATTCTTTAGAAATAGCAAAAAGAATTGGTTAAATACCACAATCAATATTAGTGGTTTAACACTCGGATTGGTAGGTTTGATTATTGTGTTATTGTATTACAAGGACGAAAAAAGTTACGATCAGTGGAATACACAAAAAGACATGGTTTATAAAGTAGCTCACAAATGGGGCGATGGACAAGTATATGATGACGCCACAAAACCAGAAGGGAAGACTGTAAAAGAAGTTGTTCCGGGAGTTATAGATTATTGCTCTGTTAATTCAGGCTATTACAGTCAAATATTGCGCTACAAAGAACGTTCAATTTACGAAACGAAGATTGGACGTGCCAATGCTAACTTTTTTGAGTTTTTTCCGCATACGATCGTAAAAGGTAACCCCAAAGAAATCTTGACAACAAAGAAATCAATGGCGATTTCAACAGACTTGGAAAAACAATTGTTTGGAGAGAAAGAATCCATTGGAAAAACTATTAAATATGGAAAAGAGGAGCGTATTGTAACTGGTGTATATGAGTTAAAAAAACCTTCGGTATTTATGCCAAATGCCATGATACATATGCCTGTGACCAAAAGTGATAACTGGGGAGGATACAGCGTATATACATTTTATAAAATTCCAGTTGGGACAGATTTGGCTTCTGTTGAAAAGAAAATTTACGACCTTTACGTAGCTAAATATTATCAAAAAGAAGCAGAAGAACAAGGAATTACCGTAGATGAATATGTGTCTATGCAAGGTTCAATTCCGATATTAGAACGTTTGGTAGATTTACGTTTACACGGACAAGGCGATGATGGCATGGTAGAAGGCAAAGGAAACTATTTGTTACTCCTAATTATGCTGAGTTTATCTATTTTGATTATTGTGATTTCCAGTATCAACTTTATCAATCTGTCTGTAGCTTCTGCAAGTCAACGTGCCAAAGAAGTAGGCGTAAAGAAAACCTTGGGCGTTTCTAAACTCGGATTGCAATTGCAGTTTGTATTGGAAATTGTAGTGCAAGGAATTATTGCTGTTTTTCTAGCGTTAATTATTGTAGAATTGTTATTGCCTGTCTTTAATGCATTTATCAATAAAAATCTCGTGTTAAGCAATACAACGATCATTCTGCAAGTGATCGGTTTGGCAATTGCAATTTCAGCAATTATTGGTTTTATCACGGCTTTATATGTGTCAAATTTTAAGACGATTCATGTGTTAAAAGGAAACTTTTCCAGAAGCGGCAATATGATTTTGGTGCGAAATGTGATGCTTGGCTTGCAATTTGTTATTTCAGGATTTTTCTTTATTGGCGGATTAGTGGTATATGCACAAGTGGAGTATATGAGTTCGAAAGATTTAGGATTTTCGGGAGAAGAAATCTTGGTGGTAGAATTCAATGACACGCAAACAAGCAGAAGCAAACAATACAACTTGATCAAAAATGTATTTAAGAACAACCCGAATATTGAAGACATTACTTCTACGTTTTTAGTGCCTGGTGACGATAATGATATTTCGTTAGATGTGATGCACAAAGACATTGCGGTAGATTCGAAATTCATTCCGCTCGATTTTGGGCATTTAGAAATGATCAACACCAAACTAGCCAAAGGACGTTACTTTTCTAAGGATTTTGCTTCCGACACCATCAACAGTGTTATATTTAATGAAACGGGAGTAAAACGCTTAGGAATTGCCAATGATCCAATCCATAAAGAAGTCAACATCGACGGCAAAAAGTTTACCATTGTCGGAGTTGTAAAAGATTATCATATTGAAGGCTTAGACAAAGAAATTCGTCCAGCATTTTTTATGTATTATACAGGTTTTAAATGGGTTCGTGGCGCGATGAGTACAGTACAATTCAAAATAAAAGAAGGAAAAAAAGAAGAAGCTTTGGCAGAAATTGAACGTTTCTGGACGACCGAATTAGAACCTGGCTATCCGTTTTCATTCTACTATTTAGACAAATATTACAGCAAAACACACGACATTTACAAAAAGCAACAAACGCTCTTTTTCATTCTTACCTTAGTGGTTATTTTCATTGCTTTATTAGGATTGTTCGCGTTGGCAACGTTGACCATTCAGCAGCGATTAAAAGAAGTTGCTATTCGTAAAACTTTGGGCGCATCTGTCAAAGAAATCATGGTGCAACTCGTGAAAAGTTTTATCAAAATTACAGGTATTGCGGTAATCGTTCTTTTGCCCATTGCGTACTATTTGATGCAAAACTGGCTAGACAACTTCGCGTACCGAATTGACATGCCTTGGTGGCCGTATATCATTGCACCAATTACATTGTTAGTGTTGGTTTTCGTAGTTGTAGGTATCAAAGCCTTCAACGCAACCAAAGTAGATTTGATAAAGTATTTAAAGTTTGAGTGA